A window of the Dermatophagoides farinae isolate YC_2012a chromosome 2, ASM2471394v1, whole genome shotgun sequence genome harbors these coding sequences:
- the mRpL10 gene encoding mitochondrial ribosomal protein L10, with amino-acid sequence MSLMIQVANCIAQASSDSRRIVGQVLLNWSQVRYRRAVAFREYRQPHFKQKLLLAVCEPVFPRSTIPLEEKCGHLRPPPPRSDHPYDILLAADMAQELKQSKLLCLFHQNQFSRSDRKLLSNEFEHEGMLLRYYNRDIARICLQDTPYQPLLHFAIGYPFTVLFAPNLEKIDKIFKISRKYPQAILMCALVEHRRLITNDQLQELAKLGDIDQQRAILCNTLMIGQQQMISTLTHHTSQLKQLINSRHQELEKNDQHSQNR; translated from the exons atgtcttTGATGATTCAAGTTGCCAATTGTATTGCCCAAGCATCAAGCGATAGCAGACGAATTGTAGGACAAG TGTTGCTGAATTGGTCACAAGTTCGTTATCGTCGTGCGGTAGCGTTCCGTGAATATCGCCAACctcatttcaaacaaaaacttttgcTAGCCGTTTGTGAGCCTGTTTTTCCACGATCGACAATACCATTGGAGGAAAAATGTGGCCATTtacgaccaccaccacctcgATCAGATCATCCATATGATATCCTACTTGCCGCTGATATGGCCCAAGAATTAAAACAATCCAAATTATTATGTTTATTCCACCAGAATCAATTTTCTAGATCTGatcgaaaattattatcaaatgaatttgaacatGAAGGAATGCTGTTACGTTATTATAATCGTGATATTGCTAGAATTTGCCTTCAAGATACACCTTACCAACCACTGCTTCATTTTGCTATCGGTTACCCTTTTACCGTCCTATTTGCTCCTAAtctggaaaaaattgataaaattttcaaaatatcaCGCAAATACCCTCAAGCAATTCTCATGTGTGCTTTGGTTGAACATCGACGTTTGATTACCAACGATCAATTGCAAGAATTGGCAAAATTAGGGgatattgatcaacaacGTGCCATCTTATGCAATACGTTAATGAtaggacaacaacaaatgatttcGACATTAACACATCATACAAGTCAGCTAAAACAGTTGATAAATAGTCGACATCAagaactggaaaaaaatgatcaacattcTCAAAatagatga
- the LOC124498953 gene encoding A-type potassium channel modulatory protein KCNIP1 — MNTSTFALSSSSTSPRRPISSYHRSILQQQQFRRKCRNKFPSNSQDGDQSSKMMSSQDHGKADQPSAKLRRSSSTYSSASANNTNIGQHVDRRYQQIKFKTNPFQYLSFRFIDLLHKAFEKEEKVDELEQMINEICGGQEFIYRRQQEIDVLCQKTSFSKKEIKLLYWGWKLACPEGVLNEPIFKDIYSQFFPQAGDSSIYARYVFQAMFADELSRNEPITFLEYAKALSNLCRGTLTDKIKWIFTLYDINHDGRITYDEVYKMSVAIYALLGFHVTPAHNYKTYEEHARRMFAKLDQNSIGYVTFDEFKDICLKNETILTSMQQLDTHSI, encoded by the exons ATGAATACGAGCACATTCGcattgtcgtcgtcatcgacATCGCCTCGTCGTCCTATCTCGTCATATCATCGTAGTATActacaacagcaacaatttcGTCGTAAATGTCGAAATAAATTTCCATCAAATAGTCAAGATGGTGATCAAAGTAGTAAGATGATGTCATCACAAGATCATGGAAAGGCCGATCAACCATCGGCAAAACTTCGACGCTCATCTTCAACATATTCATCGGCATCAGCAAATAATACAAACATTGGTCAACATGTGGATCGGCGTTATCAGcagatcaaattcaaaacaaatccaTTCCAATATCTATCATTTCGATTCATCGATCTCTTACATAAAGCATTCGAAAAAG aagaaaaagttGATGAGCTTGaacaaatgatcaatgaaatcTGTGGTGGTCAAGAGTTTATCTATCGACGGCAACAGGAAATCGATGTACTTTGTCAGAAAACATCATTTTCTAAAAAAGAGATCAAATTACTATATTGGGGCTGGAAATTGGCTTGTCCTGAAGGCGTTTTGAACGAGCCCATCTTTAAGGATATTTATTCACAATTCTTTCCACAAGCAG GCGATTCATCTATATATGCTCGATATGTGTTTCAAGCAATGTTTGCCGATGAATTATCTCGTAATGAACCGATCACATTCCTGGAATATGCCAAGGCATTATCGAATCTTTGCCGTGGAACATTGAcggacaaaataaaatggatatTCACATTGTATGACATTAATCATGATG GTCGTATCACCTATGATGAAGTATATAAAATGTCCGTAGCCATCTATGCTTTGCTTGGATTCCATGTTACACCTGCACATAATTACAAAACCTATGAAGAACATGCTCGTCGTATGTTTGCTAAATTGGATCAAAATTCTATTGGTTATGTAACGTTTGACGAATTCAAAGATATTTGTCTTAAG aATGAGACTATCCTTACATCGATGCAACAATTGGATacacattcaatttga
- the LOC124498954 gene encoding armadillo repeat-containing protein 8 isoform X1, producing MAQEMKMTKKTSNRFKSFLFILYHVFKNFILFFVPNRLMPKNFKNVNDQCILITGGGSGIGQLMVMKFLKLGAKVIIWDVNVDNLDRTRQMAKGYDEKLFCYRIDLCQKDSIYETAKQVQNDVGPVDILINNAGVVTGKNILDLSDEQIQRTMNVNVISHFFTIRAFLPRMIERKSGHIVTIASLAGELGVALLTDYCASKFAAIGMEQSLHFELAKANLDSQIKTTIVKPWLITTGMFSGAHSGLIPMFSPEYVAQKIVEAILLEKSVLVLPWYLEYIMHLEDIYSSDLVVCYEAVRRVKNCVIGSNRLKGLVLEQNVSERLVQLMEPTTSNTDISREAMLIITSLAKGTEQHLKTIIDAGAVPQLLRNTQAENFELIEASLRGLRTIFKSRLAPIELIYQTNDSTPLPIDQPLPSSSKTTDTHKLFQNSKLAHLFALARRNISPSNYVIKECIANILASSCQSTEHQNIMKDLGAIQIIASFLHPDNRNAYQVKLAALNWLAQLCFENETVSLLVAQEVYLGQSFLDMLFDLMSALQTFEMQFYAAKCMTYIYRSQAMDCQDRRLLYRCLPTLIYLCKKDKESSLRAQAAEELAYLIDIDVSLQKTASICDHLINSLADMLRQSSNLFFANNSRATIPAAGDNSRKSSITSDNIATMTTMLIDEPMDTTILSSSPIPPPICSVNMMASTAGENNETNAVKNELRQAAFKVFASLGANDEDIRKRIIETENLMDEVMNGLEDSNLKVKLAALRCLHSLSRSVQQLRTMFQDHAVWLPLRTLLQSPTYEIIMLASSVLCNLLLEFSPSKQVNHFLDRFAIELLCDLTKRDDVQLRLNGAWALMNMAYQADEDLKTQILNCLGTDQIFRLLSDSDVNILMKTLGLLRNLLSTKPHIDLIMQQHGKQIMQAVILILEGEHSWEVKEQALCILVNIADGNKAKEFIMSNEDVLNKLISYLLNSNVNLQKSAVFCIINLVWHENENSAIRQEKLIELSVPKILQQLLQQTQVSQISSSQHASLYEKVKTALQEFNYFNNINNK from the exons ATGGctcaagaaatgaaaatgacgaaaaaaacatctaatcgttttaaaagttttttatttatattatatcatgtattcaaaaattttattttattttttgtgcCTAATCGATTAATgccaaaaaatttcaaaaatgtcaatgatcaatgtatTTTAATCACCGGAGGTGGTAGTGGAATTGGCCAACTAAtggtaatgaaatttttgaaacttGGTGCCAAAGTTATCATCTGGGAtgttaatgttgataatCTTGATCGTACACGACAAATGGCCAAAGGGTAcgatgaaaaacttttttgctATCGAATCGATTTGTGTCAAAAAGATTCGATATATGAAACAGCAAAACAAGTTCAAAATGATGTCGGTCCAGTCGATATTCTGATCAATAATGCTGGCGTTGTAACTGGcaaaaatattcttgattTGAGCGATGAACAAATTCAAAGAACAATGAACGTGAATGTGATATCACACTTTTTTACCATAAGAGCTTTCTTACCCAGAatgattgaaagaaaatctGGTCATATTGTTACAATAGCTTCGTTGGCAGGTGAACTTGGCGTAGCATTGCTCACCGATTATTGTGCTTCTAAATTTGCTGCCATTGGTATGGAACAATCGTTGCATTTTGAATTGGCCAAAGCTAATCTCGATAGTCAAATTAAAACTACTATAGTTAAACCATGGTTAATAACAACCGGAATGTTTTCTGGTGCTCATTCTGGTCTCATACCGATGTTTAGTCCTGAATATGTAGCACAAAAAATCGTCGAAGCTATCCTTCTTGAAAAATCTGTTCTTGTTTTGCCATGGTATTTAGAATATAT AATGCATCTCGAAGATATTTATTCTTCGGATCTGGTCGTTTGTTATGAAGCTGTTCG ACGTGTAAAAAATTGTGTCATCGGTAGTAATCGTTTGAAAGGATTAGTGTTGGAACAAAATGTTAGCGAACGTTTGGTTCAGCTCATGGAACCGACAACATCTAACACTGATATTAGTCGTGAAGCGatgttaataataacaagTTTAGCTAAAGGAACTGAACAACATTTAAAAACGATTATTGATGCTGGAGCTGTTCCACAATTGCTACGAAATACACAAgctgaaaattttgaattaattgaaGCTTCTCTTCGCGGTCTTCGAACCATCTTCAAATCACGTTTAGcaccaattgaattgatataTCAGACCAACGATTCAACCCCATTACCCATCGATCaaccattaccatcatcttCAAAAACCACAGACACTCATAAATTatttcagaattcaaaactAGCACATCTATTTGCACTAGCTCGTCGCAATATATCACCCTCAAATTATGTCATCAAAGAATGCATTGCCAACATTTTGGCCTCCTCTTGTCAG TCTACTGAACATCAGAACATAATGAAAGATTTAGGCGCAATTCAAATAATAGCATCATTTTTACATCCAGACAATCGTAATGCTTATCAAGTAAAATTAGCTGCATTGAACTGGTTAGCTCAATtgtgttttgaaaatgaaacagtTTCATTGTTGGTAGCTCAAGAAGTTTATTTGGGTCAATCATTTCTGGACATGTTATTCGATTTGATGAGTGCTTTACAGACCTTTGAAATGCAATTTTATGCTGCCAAGTGTATGACTTATATTTATCGTTCACAAGCTATGGATTGTCAAGATAGGCGTCTACTTTATCGATGTCTACCaacattaatttatttatgtaAAAAAGACAAAGAATCTTCACTTCGTGCACAAGCAGCTGAAGAATTAgcatatttgattgatatagATGTTTCTCTTCAGAAAACAGCTAGTATTTgtgatcatttgatcaattcattGGCCGATATGCTCCGACAATCTTCCAATCTTTTCTTTGCAAATAATTCTCGTGCTACTATTCCGGCAGCCGGAGATAATAGTCGCAAAAGTTCAATCACTTCTGATAATATcgcaacaatgacaacaatgcTTATAGATGAACCGATGGATACCACTATACTAAGTAGCTCACCGATTCCACCGCCCATTTGTAGCGTTAATATGATGGCTTCGACTGCCggtgaaaataatgaaacaaatgcaGTTAAAAATGAACTGCGACAAGCAGCATTTAAAGTTTTTGCTTCGCTTGGAGCCAATGATGAAGATATACGTAAACGTATAattgaaacagaaaatttaATGGATGAAGTAATGAATGGTTTAGaagattcaaatttaaaagtTAAATTAGCTGCATTAAGATGTTTGCACTCATTGTCACGATCTGTACAACAATTGCGAACCATGTTCCAAGATCATGCCGTGTGGTTACCATTACGAACATTGTTACAAAGTCCGACCTATGAAATAATTATGCTGGCATCATCTGTGCTTTGTAACCTATTGCTAGAGTTTTCACCGAGTAAACAGGTAAAT CATTTTTTGGACCGATTTGCTATCGAATTATTATGCGATCTCACCAAACGTGATGATGTTCAACTACGGTTGAATGGTGCTTGGGCATTGATGAATATGGCCTATCAAGCTGATGAAGACCTAAAGACACAGATATTAAATTGCTTGGGAACAGATCAAATATTTCGTTTGCTTTCCGATTCCGATGTGAATATTCTAATGAAAACTTTAGGTTTACTTAGAAATCTTTTATCGACAAAACCG catattgatttgattatgcAACAACATGGTAAACAAATAATGCAGGCTGTTATATTGATCCTTGAAGGTGAACATTCATGGGAAGTAAAAGAACAAGCATTATGCATTTTGGTCAACATTGCTGATGGTAACAAAGCTAAAGAATTTATAATGTCAAATGAAGATGTTCTcaacaaattaatttcataCCTGTTGAATTCGAACGTCAATCTTCAAAAATCTGCCGTATTCtgcatcatcaatttggtttggcatgaaaatgaaaattcagcAATCAGGCAGGAGAAATTGATAGAATTATCCGTGCCCAAGATTCTACAACAATTACTTCAACAAACACAGGTATCACAGATAAGCTCATCTCAACATGCATCATTATACGAAAAGGTCAAAACAGCATTACAggaattcaattatttcaataacatcaacaataaataa
- the LOC124498954 gene encoding armadillo repeat-containing protein 8 isoform X2 → MMLMNVNQMHLEDIYSSDLVVCYEAVRRVKNCVIGSNRLKGLVLEQNVSERLVQLMEPTTSNTDISREAMLIITSLAKGTEQHLKTIIDAGAVPQLLRNTQAENFELIEASLRGLRTIFKSRLAPIELIYQTNDSTPLPIDQPLPSSSKTTDTHKLFQNSKLAHLFALARRNISPSNYVIKECIANILASSCQSTEHQNIMKDLGAIQIIASFLHPDNRNAYQVKLAALNWLAQLCFENETVSLLVAQEVYLGQSFLDMLFDLMSALQTFEMQFYAAKCMTYIYRSQAMDCQDRRLLYRCLPTLIYLCKKDKESSLRAQAAEELAYLIDIDVSLQKTASICDHLINSLADMLRQSSNLFFANNSRATIPAAGDNSRKSSITSDNIATMTTMLIDEPMDTTILSSSPIPPPICSVNMMASTAGENNETNAVKNELRQAAFKVFASLGANDEDIRKRIIETENLMDEVMNGLEDSNLKVKLAALRCLHSLSRSVQQLRTMFQDHAVWLPLRTLLQSPTYEIIMLASSVLCNLLLEFSPSKQHFLDRFAIELLCDLTKRDDVQLRLNGAWALMNMAYQADEDLKTQILNCLGTDQIFRLLSDSDVNILMKTLGLLRNLLSTKPHIDLIMQQHGKQIMQAVILILEGEHSWEVKEQALCILVNIADGNKAKEFIMSNEDVLNKLISYLLNSNVNLQKSAVFCIINLVWHENENSAIRQEKLIELSVPKILQQLLQQTQVSQISSSQHASLYEKVKTALQEFNYFNNINNK, encoded by the exons atgatgttgatgaatgtaaATCAAATGCATCTCGAAGATATTTATTCTTCGGATCTGGTCGTTTGTTATGAAGCTGTTCG ACGTGTAAAAAATTGTGTCATCGGTAGTAATCGTTTGAAAGGATTAGTGTTGGAACAAAATGTTAGCGAACGTTTGGTTCAGCTCATGGAACCGACAACATCTAACACTGATATTAGTCGTGAAGCGatgttaataataacaagTTTAGCTAAAGGAACTGAACAACATTTAAAAACGATTATTGATGCTGGAGCTGTTCCACAATTGCTACGAAATACACAAgctgaaaattttgaattaattgaaGCTTCTCTTCGCGGTCTTCGAACCATCTTCAAATCACGTTTAGcaccaattgaattgatataTCAGACCAACGATTCAACCCCATTACCCATCGATCaaccattaccatcatcttCAAAAACCACAGACACTCATAAATTatttcagaattcaaaactAGCACATCTATTTGCACTAGCTCGTCGCAATATATCACCCTCAAATTATGTCATCAAAGAATGCATTGCCAACATTTTGGCCTCCTCTTGTCAG TCTACTGAACATCAGAACATAATGAAAGATTTAGGCGCAATTCAAATAATAGCATCATTTTTACATCCAGACAATCGTAATGCTTATCAAGTAAAATTAGCTGCATTGAACTGGTTAGCTCAATtgtgttttgaaaatgaaacagtTTCATTGTTGGTAGCTCAAGAAGTTTATTTGGGTCAATCATTTCTGGACATGTTATTCGATTTGATGAGTGCTTTACAGACCTTTGAAATGCAATTTTATGCTGCCAAGTGTATGACTTATATTTATCGTTCACAAGCTATGGATTGTCAAGATAGGCGTCTACTTTATCGATGTCTACCaacattaatttatttatgtaAAAAAGACAAAGAATCTTCACTTCGTGCACAAGCAGCTGAAGAATTAgcatatttgattgatatagATGTTTCTCTTCAGAAAACAGCTAGTATTTgtgatcatttgatcaattcattGGCCGATATGCTCCGACAATCTTCCAATCTTTTCTTTGCAAATAATTCTCGTGCTACTATTCCGGCAGCCGGAGATAATAGTCGCAAAAGTTCAATCACTTCTGATAATATcgcaacaatgacaacaatgcTTATAGATGAACCGATGGATACCACTATACTAAGTAGCTCACCGATTCCACCGCCCATTTGTAGCGTTAATATGATGGCTTCGACTGCCggtgaaaataatgaaacaaatgcaGTTAAAAATGAACTGCGACAAGCAGCATTTAAAGTTTTTGCTTCGCTTGGAGCCAATGATGAAGATATACGTAAACGTATAattgaaacagaaaatttaATGGATGAAGTAATGAATGGTTTAGaagattcaaatttaaaagtTAAATTAGCTGCATTAAGATGTTTGCACTCATTGTCACGATCTGTACAACAATTGCGAACCATGTTCCAAGATCATGCCGTGTGGTTACCATTACGAACATTGTTACAAAGTCCGACCTATGAAATAATTATGCTGGCATCATCTGTGCTTTGTAACCTATTGCTAGAGTTTTCACCGAGTAAACAG CATTTTTTGGACCGATTTGCTATCGAATTATTATGCGATCTCACCAAACGTGATGATGTTCAACTACGGTTGAATGGTGCTTGGGCATTGATGAATATGGCCTATCAAGCTGATGAAGACCTAAAGACACAGATATTAAATTGCTTGGGAACAGATCAAATATTTCGTTTGCTTTCCGATTCCGATGTGAATATTCTAATGAAAACTTTAGGTTTACTTAGAAATCTTTTATCGACAAAACCG catattgatttgattatgcAACAACATGGTAAACAAATAATGCAGGCTGTTATATTGATCCTTGAAGGTGAACATTCATGGGAAGTAAAAGAACAAGCATTATGCATTTTGGTCAACATTGCTGATGGTAACAAAGCTAAAGAATTTATAATGTCAAATGAAGATGTTCTcaacaaattaatttcataCCTGTTGAATTCGAACGTCAATCTTCAAAAATCTGCCGTATTCtgcatcatcaatttggtttggcatgaaaatgaaaattcagcAATCAGGCAGGAGAAATTGATAGAATTATCCGTGCCCAAGATTCTACAACAATTACTTCAACAAACACAGGTATCACAGATAAGCTCATCTCAACATGCATCATTATACGAAAAGGTCAAAACAGCATTACAggaattcaattatttcaataacatcaacaataaataa
- the LOC124498950 gene encoding uncharacterized protein LOC124498950 translates to MPKVSSNLIHSISIIWYLLPMIWGQNSTHPFDDRTFIQNFSLASKIFESKYEFNESMNVDKSENFYDIPNQPEWLHDTFLLLSSVNSIRFWSLDCPIHHSSPLLVNSTRHAYRTQYGISGMSIYQPTSSEHFQLFWFDVPSYQLYHGTIIRPNNLDKKDCGMLLRLENIKPIQLDSNPLLDDPKDDNFFHLTIDAQNELLFLSNLLRHRIDIYQITNESLINNEIQWLESFNQTNHPKNVQVDQEQKILFWIESWKRICSVNYSDMRNLNKICTKDFYKHKPVAMTLDLENHRIIWSDKSSNILSGDYWIESENEAHLIYKSSISSVMELTVFSNQDINGHHKQWIFVQDQHEVQLIDLSTNNETIVLIESQTIFESLLLAFRRKHDQIVVKTTKFPAFKQDDSEKQISSTQVDDKWFYFFIIVFVILSILIVISVFTFLTINNNSDEDDSLESGSVNNPGYRKLTTPSDQIFDTGIQQHSASLHSEYQHDDNNKQSKIKSRLVSNDIEDIVPIISSESQQKTCLSFTNPFILANTCDSCLLPEHCQGQGICLATYSRNKQKNNCK, encoded by the exons atgcCCAAAGTGTCttcgaatttgattcataGCATTTCGATCATTTGGTATTTATTGCCAATGATATGGGGCCAAAATTCAACCCATCCATTTGATGACAGAACGTTTATACAAAATTTCAGTTTGGCATCTAAAATATTCGAGTCAAaatatgaattcaatgaatcaatgaatgtggATAAATCGGAAAATTTTTATG ATATACCGAATCAGCCCGAATGGTTGCATGATACATTTCTACTTTTAAGCTCAGTAAATTCCATACGTTTTTGGTCATTGGATTGTCCAATTCATCACTCGAGTCCATTATTGGTCAATTCTACTCGTCATGCATATCGCACACAATATGGCATATCTGGTATGTCAATTTATCAGCCAACATCATCAGAACATTTCCAATTGTTTTGGTTCGATGTTCCAAGTTATCAGCTTTACCATGGAACCATTATCAGGCCAAACAATTTAGATAAAAAGGATTGTGGTATGCTACTCAGACTTGAAAATATAAAGCCAATACAATTAGATTCCAATCCATTATTGGATGATCCaaaagatgataatttttttcatctaacTATCGATGCTCAAAACGAATTGCtttttttatcgaatttACTTCGACATCGAATAGATATCTATCAAAtcacaaatgaatcattaattaataatgaaatacaaTGGCtagaatcattcaatcaaacgaATCATCCGAAAAACGTACAAGTCGATCAAGaacagaaaattttattctggATTGAATCATGGAAACGTATATGTAGTGTGAATTATTCGGATATGCgaaatttaaacaaaatttgCACAAAAGACTTTTATAAACATAAACCTGTGGCGATGACATTAGATCTGGAAAATCATCGTATAATATGGTCAGATAAATCAAGTAATATTCTTTCCGGTGATTATTGGAttgaaagtgaaaatgaaGCTCATCTTatttataaatcatcaatatcatcggTGATGGAATTGAcagttttttcaaatcaagaTATTAATGGTCATCATAAACAATGGATTTTCGTTCAGGATCAGCATGAAGttcaattgatcgatttatcGACAAATAATGAAACCATTGTTTTGATCGAATCACAAACAATATTTGAATCCTTATTGTTAGCGTTTCGAAGAAAACatgatcaaattgttgtcaaaacaacaaaatttccgGCGTTCAAACAGGATGAtagtgaaaaacaaatctcATCTACACAAGTCGATGACAaatggttttatttttttataattgtatttgttattttatccatattgattgtgatatccgtttttacatttttaacCATCAATAACAATTCGGATGAAGATGACAGTCTCGAATCAGGATCAGTTAATAATCCTGGATACCGAAAATTGACCACACCATCAGACCAAATTTTCGATACGGgtattcaacaacattcagCTAGCCTTCATTCTGAATATCAGcacgatgataataacaaacaaagtAAAATTAAATCGAGGCTAGTTTCGAATGATATTGAAGATATTGTTCCAATAATTTCTAGTGAAtctcaacaaaaaacatgtttatcatttacaaatccattcattttggcCAATACTTGTGATTCATGTCTCCTGCCGGAACACTGCCAAGGACAAGGAATATGTTTGGCAACTTATTCcagaaacaaacagaaaaataattgtAAATAA
- the LOC124498952 gene encoding uncharacterized protein LOC124498952: MIIISQVEPIIEPILENEFWYLPTRASASARAASMMGLMESSRPCSHSSNRGQIPPFEYNNRYLQFFGLPQFQPEEIRIKMDLEIRQVIITGRHERSCEWEFESCEFTKRILIPANVDMENMKCFIAENGLLQIEAPFNCSQQQQQIRPQEQEIPIQFLNQPTVDTTDANDRPKEEKFIKIQREEQNTMPVPKPTGGKIIPIEYVGRQPVSEESFSSKQCEQLERAKRQTLPTSMQMNPGTIIPPPDEVRQMIREVPIRMARRPIDQGILCPCCHGRGSRSSANCGFDHQNYPQLVAYRQNFPDKLQTDLPKKDHQPKNAPQVSTIDQSHESPGGELNQAIGELQKVATEISTRPSSSAIIDDVKMKDVEKIDK; encoded by the coding sequence atgattatcatatcaCAGGTCGAACCAATAATAGAACCAATACTGGAAAATGAATTCTGGTATCTTCCTACGCGAGCCTCAGCATCGGCCCGTGCTGCATCAATGATGGGTTTAATGGAGTCATCTAGACCTTGTTCACATTCATCAAATCGTGGCCAAATACCACCTTTTGAATACAATAATCGTTATCTACAATTTTTCGGACTACCACAATTTCAACCAGAAGAGATACGAATCAAAATGGATTTGGAAATTCGTCAAGTTATAATTACTGGCCGTCATGAACGTTCTTGTGAATGGGAATTTGAATCATGCGAATTCACAAAACGTATCCTAATTCCTGCCAATGTTGACAtggaaaatatgaaatgttTCATTGCTGAGAATGGCTTATTGCAAATTGAAGCTCCATTTAACtgttcacaacaacaacaacaaattcgaCCACAAGAACAAGAAATTCCGATCCAATTCTTAAACCAACCTACTGTGGATACTACTGATGCTAACGATCGACCAAAAgaggaaaaatttattaaaattcaaCGAGAAGAGCAAAATACGATGCCCGTACCCAAGCCAACAGgtggaaaaattattccCATTGAATATGTTGGCCGACAACCAGTTTCCGAGGAATCCTTTTCATCCAAACAATGTGAACAATTGGAACGAGCAAAAAGGCAAACGTTACCAACGTCAATGCAAATGAATCCTGGAACCATCATACCACCACCTGATGAAGTCCGACAAATGATTCGTGAAGTTCCTATCCGCATGGCTCGAAGACCAATTGACCAGGGAATACTTTGCCCATGTTGTCATGGACGTGGTTCAAGATCGTCAGCTAATTGTGGCTTTGACCATCAAAACTATCCACAATTAGTGGCTTATCGTCAAAATTTTCCAGATAAATTGCAAACAGATTTGCCGAAAAAAGATCATCAACCGAAAAATGCACCACAGGTATCAACAATCGATCAGTCACATGAATCACCAGGTGGAGAATTAAACCAAGCTATTGGTGAGCTACAAAAAGTTGCGACGGAAATTTCAACACGACCTTCATCATCGGCCATAATCGATGATGTCAAAATGAaagatgttgaaaaaatcgataaatga